ATTGAACTTGAACCAATAGATATAGATATAGTAACAGCTATCGGATATAGGTATAAATACGGTATATTTACACAATTTTAGAACCTTTCGGCGCAATTGGTAAACTTATTATAAATCTATATGAGGTTAAAACTTAACTTTACGCTTAAAATGAGTTCCTAAAAATTGAACATATAATTGTTACTTACAATTGCTGTGTGGGTATGCGCTCACAGTACGACCCACGCCAATtaaaattttttgttttcagcaTTTTCCTAAAACTGATGGCACATGAAGATATTGAAGATGCTCACAATATTTatcaaaccccaaaaaaaatctcatcTAATAACTGTTCGCAGCAAAACGAGCTGCATCGTTGAATAttgtaaataattaataaaatgtcGAAATAATGTTCTATTGCTTTTAATCATGAGTTTTGAGCATGTTTCGAGCGCTTTTTCCGGCGACATACCATGCCCAATCATTGTGCCTAACTGAGTGGAGAAACCAACGAGCTAAATAATACCGACAGTTAAAATGGCAGCAATATACGGGTGCTTCCGATTTTTCCGGCCTCATAGACAGATGTGCTAAAGCTACGCTGCTATTATGGAAACAAtggtttattgttattttgaaGGATGCAATAGACATCCCAGCACGGGCCGGCCCGGCAAACTAATCTCACGCCCGTTCTGCGCTGCACGCTCGTCTGCTAGGTCGCACGCTACCGTAGAACGTACACGTGTTACACGTGTGCATAGAATAGAAACGGACAGTTTTGTGGGTTGTAAAACTTCAGTCTAGTAAACGTTGGAACATATTTTTCCCTTTGCTTGGCTGCTAGATTGCTGGTCGCGGCTAGACGCATAATGGctacacacagatacacacatacacacacacatgcacaaagGCACACTAACACACTGACGAGTTAAAACTTAGGTGCCGATTTTGAACCTGAACCAGAACCTTACACAGCAGCaggtggttgctgttgctttggATGCTTCGGAAGCTTTTTTCTGGGTCCTAGGAGTGCCCGACATGTATGTAGATAACCTAACCTAACactaaacaatttaaaaatacctggaaaaaagaacaattaAACACATTCAGAATACGACGGGGCGATGCGCGCCAGCAGCACGGTGCCTCGCAGCGCCTCGGCGAAGGAGCGTGGGGTCCACACTGGGAGGGGGGCGGGCGTTCTTACTTCCAAATGACGGTCACGTTCGAGTCCATGTCGATCTCCTGCTCGATCCGGCTCGGCGACAGGCCCGTCTTGCAGCAGATCTCGTCCAAGCTGTTCAGCCCGGTGTACAGCTTGTGCTTGGGCGTCGGTATCGAGCCGGTAAAGATCGGGTACTTGTTGATGCAGCGGATCAGGTTGTGCTGCAGCCCGAACGACACCAGCTTCCGCtcgtcgatgttgttgtcgcgCGGGCAGAGCCGCTGGCACAGCGAGCGGAGCGTGACGCCGTGCGTCATCTGCGAGTACAGCTGCAGTATGCTGAACAGGCTGGGCAGCCGCACCGTGTCCACCTTTTCCGCGTGCTGCAGCTGCACGTACCGGCGGCACTCGTCCGCCAGCGCCCGGTCGCGCGTCAGCTTCTGCAGCTCGCGCGTACACATGTACACGTTGCTGTACTTGAGCAggggcagcagctgcatcacGCCGTAGTACACCAGGTTCTGGATGCACGACTTCACCAGCTGATTCTCGACGTCCGCCTCGGCCGCGATGCGGGCCACGTGATTGATGCCGTTGATGAACGGCAGCACCTGCTGCGTGGTCAGGTCCCACGAGTCCGGGTCAGTGTCCTCGAACCCGCGGCACATCAACGGCACCTGGTGGTCCTGCACGGCCGGCGGGTCCGCCTTGAGCGGCCCGATCTTGAGGTAGATCGTGGTGTCGCCCTCCACGATCGTCGCGACCTGGCGCTGGTTCAGGTCGCGCAATATGCACGACAGCAGGTTGCAGATGTTGCCGTTGTTCTCCGCGTTGGACAGAAACGAGCCCTCCTCCTCCATCATCAGCAGATACTCGGCGAGCTTCTTCACCACCGCCTCGTACTGGACGGTCCGGGACCACGAGTCGAACACGAAGCACAGGTTGAAGTAGAAAAAGTTCCGCTGGTAGCGCACGTGATTGATGCGCACCGGATAGCCGATCACCTTGTGACCGAGGGTGTTGCTGCGGGAGAcagaaagaaggagaaaagaaCGGGGGCAAGTTAAGTGAAAGCTGTAATTGTGGGGGCAAACAGATATTGTGCGCAGGATAGGATCGTGGTCTCACATGGTAAGGATGCATCGTTGCAGCTGCGGCTTCGGTATGATGTACGTGCGAATCGAGTCGAACACCTCCTTGGTGATGAAGTTCTCCGGCACCTGGCAGCTGATTTTCGACCCCGCCACCACGTGGAACTCGCTCAGCAGTATGCAGCGGATCGGGCCGTCCTTCGCCTTGCCGGATTTGGGCTACAAACAGCAAGCAAACCAGCACCAGCcatgcaaacaaacattttgatGTTAAGCGAGTGAAGCGGAGGGGAGGCGGCACAAATCGAAGCGCTTACCTCGCGGTGCAATTGCTCCCGGTCCATAGTTGTCGTTGGCGAAGCGCAGTTACATATTTCcttaaaactaaacaaactaAATCCCTGGGCACAGCACCCGAGCCGTGGCCGATGCGGGTTGGGATTGCTGATGGGCTCCGCTGGTGACGTTTACGCACCAACAAACGGTGCTTGTCATAACAAACGAAGCAGCGTTTACACTACGCGCAGCATTTTGCTACGTTTATACCGTGCGTGTTGCTCTTTGTAGCTCACTGTTGCTAATTTTAGATGTTTGAAATCTCCAATTCCAAGGATCAACGCTGGAATGGGATCAATTCCACGAATGGCACCGAGTTAAGTCGTTAGACCAGTTCCAGCATTAAGATGGCTCAAGAATAGCTTCAAACGAGGGCTTAGAACAATTTTACCCAAATGCCAGAAATCCGCTCAACGACCACTCAACGGGTTTTCGAAAAGGCTCTACTCCTCAACCTAAACCCCAAATGCCAccaatccactaaacgaccactaaacgggttctaaatgGCTGAAGCTGTCAACTTGAAAGGAATctaaaaagacttcgtttagcagacggcataTGGCTGATGCATTCTAAAACTATAACAAAAAAGctagtggcgccatctgttggtgggatgtGCTTCCCTCAGTACTGCTacatggtttcgcattgaagttatccCAAGCGCCTAAAATGGCCATATTTGACTAGGTACGTGGAATTGGAGCTGCGGTAACGCTGCTTTAAGGCAACGTGGGAACCGTTTTGCGGTGTTGTACTGTGGCGGAGACAAAGCAATAGCAATATTGATGAAAGAATACTTAAGAGCGTAAATGCATTAGAAGAAATGCAACATATTTCCAGAATATCATCTTggacatttttattcattcattttcgTGAAAAACTGACCATGTTGAGTCTattatttcacattttccaaaaatggcaaattccattgtttttttttccgtgTAAGTCACTTGCTTTTAGAGTCACCATTTCGTTCGAATGATGTGTGCAGATGTATGAGGAAACAGCCTAAAATTACCGCTGTAAAATAATATTGTGAACAGATCCTTCGTAGGTTTATGTTCAGGAATTGTTTGTTGTTCAGGCGTTAGATATGTCCTCCTAGAcctcttacttacttacttatcctcCTAGGCCTCATTATTTGAAAAGAAatcgtttaatttaatttcattgatTTCCAGTAGATTCACAATTCTCCTACATACGACACCTTTCCATCCTGCAATAGATTTGTATGAAACTATTTTTCGTATCCTGACTCTCGCCTACCTGtgcgagaagaaaaaaagaaaataaatgttcAACGTCAACGTTAACAACATAAATCTCGATTTCAGATCGGAACTGAACAAGCGAATCAGGAGCACGAATGATATTGCTCTATATGCGAgattttacttttactttaGAGTTATTTATTGAGAATTTACTCGTTATAAGGGGTTAAACTGTATAGCAATAATCCGCAGAACGCATTACTCGATATAGGTGAATTTGCAGTATGcgatttcatttaaatttgatagCTTCCTGTGTATTTTGTgactatttcaatgtttttgtaCACTGTTTGCTCTTTGTAAAGTAGTCATAgttacaaaaaatgcacatttcaTCAAATTTATGCAAAGAACATCTTTTTGCGGtgtaaataattaataaaacattatttagtAGCTTTGAATTCGGGAAGCTTTCAAACATCGTTAAGGAAGGTCATCGTTTTGCCGAAACACGCAGAACTGAGGTGGATACTGGTTCAAAGCTGCTTTATCAAcatttgatcgtccaggcgatcgtAGAATCTCTGAAGGGGTTTCCCTTGCTGGATctaaacgttggagtttagaggccttaccttgggcaaGCACATCGGAGCCTGTAGGTTTCGGACATCTGGTTCCgggttgtgtgtttgaaagttattgttttcacccAGTTAATTTTGTGTATCTTTTATGAACAAGAAAGATGGTTCTTGTTGTTTTGAGGTTGATGTGGGTTATAATGTTTAAGCTGTTCCTATATTAGGTTATGGTGTGTTTGTACATCTTTgactacactgcgcttttggcaataagttgctatgcgttcttgATGCACACACTTTTCtatgagtgtgtttttgtgccaaTGGCCTGAATTCTACCGgatgtgttgctatggtgtgatCTATATGTTCTTTGGTGGTGATCTGTGGTGTGATCTATATCTGGAGCTATGATGTCATCTATATGTATGTAATgtgttctgtatagcagatatgctactaTTCTGTTTCGGTACTTTTCGACCCTCGAATCGGATAGTTACTGCAATTAATTTTCGTTTTGATTTCTTCAACAATTTATGCAATTCATACAAAAAGAAATGTCACAACCGTATAATATTATCGCATATGACGAGGTTTTCCAAAACTTTATTCATTTAAATTCGTcgttcaatttcatttcataatACTGAAAACATTTAAGAAATCTCCTTTCCATTATTCTACGTTTCTTCACTATTGAATTCCAATTAGTATTGCGCGCAGCTCTGTCGGATCGGAATCCTGGAACGGTTTCACAACATGCAAATGTCACGGCTTCAAATTTCGCACGCATCCGCGAGCTCTCCAACTACCGGTGGGTTAGAGCACTCCCTGCACCTCTCCACAACAAAATGTTATTCCAATTATTGCTGACCCAACCGGAGCTTTGCCGAATTCTGGCCTGCTTATTTACATTTTCCATGCCCAGGATTTGCGTCGAAGTATGCCACGCCACGAGTGACACCCCAGCAGTAGCTACGGTTTTGGGCAGGAAGTTCGAAATCCCTCAAGGACAGGGCTACTCTTCACTTCCTTCAAGCCAAAGCCAATTTTGGGCAGATGCAGGTAGAtagattgataaaaaaaaccaacaacgtAAAAAAATTTAAGCATTATATAGAAGACCGTcaaatggttgttttttggaaactaaacaaaaaacgaaacatcaAATCTTCTTCATAACAATAAATCTTACCAGTCCGCGAGACCATCCCTCCGAGGAACTGTTGacctttttaaaaaaattacttcAAGCATTCCATTTGGATGTTCCCCGGACGGAAGCTAGCCGCACGGAGCATTAGATGCGGGCAGTGTAGGGCGCTTTAAACTTCCTTGACTTCCCTGTTGTTGACCGCTTGCGGAGCTATTAAATCGAATAGATTAGTGACCGATTGTGGCATCGAAAGGCACTGCACACGGCGTATTCAAAGGGGATTCCGCGCGGCTTACAGAACCATCATCACTGCCGCACGGCAGCAAGTTGTGGCCTTCTAGAGGGGAGGGATCAGATGAATTATTCACACTTCTAGAGCGTCTCTAGATCCGCCAACGGGGCCGAAAAAGCATAATGAATAGAGTACTCTTGGGTAGACAAATAGAGAATTcacacaacatcaacaacaggAACAAAACAGACAACAACAGTCGGAGCAGGTGGACGAAATCGAAAGCCTTCCTGCGCCCGGTACGGAATGCGCCCGCAAAAAAGCACCACGGGGCGGCCCCACTTGATGACGCGATGATTGATGAATTGAGATTTATCTTTCTTACATACCTCAAGAGGGCAAATACGGCTCCGTCGACGACGtgcctcttttttgttggcatTGTACCGGCAGCAAATGAATGAAGAGTACACATGGGACCGTGGGGTGGGTTCAATCAGAATTTTTACACATAAAACGCTTTCCTTCCACCCGGTGCCGCGGTCGCGGTACGCGTGCTTTGACTGACCTTGAGAGCAACGGACAGAAGCCCTAAGTGGACAGAGTACACAGTTGACAGTGAGTACACAAAACGGTACGGAGGAGTCGTCGGCATTTCGGTACAGCAGccgcaataacaaaaaaaaaccctaaaaaTACGTTCCAGAATTCGTGGTTCGTTTGGTACTCGCGAAAATACAATTTCCTGAGAATGGATTCTTCCTACAGAAAGCACTCCCGGGTGCTGGTGGGATAGGCTCGGGCATGGGGGTTTTCCGATTGGCCATTAATTTGGTCGAAGACGAGCGGTTTGAGCTTTCCGGAAGGAATACAGAGCGCGGTCGAAAAATTGTTGTGCCCGCCTGGACAAGTCATCGTGGCCCGTAGGCGGCCGCCCCACCGAGCAGCGCTGCAAGGGGCACCCGGCCGGTACGGTAGCGCAGCTGCGGGGAGTGGTGGATGtaagcttttttttcaatttttgctcGATGGCTTTTTTGGTAATTTATAGAAAACTGGTTTTGTGCTACCTGGCCCACGGAGCAGCGCTAGAATCGCGCCAAACCCCGCGATTGCGATTGATGCTCCCCAACGAAAGAGAAATGAAGATGAGGCACCAACGATCGCTGCTTTTGcgcgacccccccccccctccagaAATTACAAGCCCAGCGGATCGGTTACCATCCGATACACTGGACCGGTTTAAGACGGtggtgtatttgttttttttggtcagtttttttttatggccgCCTGCCCACCGATTGCTGGCTTGCCTGCCGAGCACCCTGGGGAAGTCATCTCTTCTTTGCAGCAGGTTGTGAATAAGCGAGGTGTACGAGGGGCAcccacctgtgtgtgtgtgtttgtgtgatggtCGGTGATGTCGAATTTGGGGGTGAAAAACGTTATCGATGGATTCTTTCACTGCCGTCTCACGCCATCGGAGGGGATGACTTTATGCAAATTTAccctgtgagtgtgtgtgtcttaatGGTGGCTAGAGGGAGGAAGAGGAAAGGAGGCTCGCCCGAAGATAGAATCTAATGCGCGCTGTGATACAAgaataagcagcagcagcagcagtgtccCTGAAGATGGCTTTGAAAAGTTCACGTCAGGCTTTTATTGGGTATCGTTTAATCGGATGGCTGTTGACTTTGTTAAATGTTACgtattaaataatttgtttatgtgggcatgtgcgtctgtgtgtgtgtgttcgtatCTTCGGTTTGAAATTCAAACTCTTCCACGACACACTGGCTCTGCTCACACTCTCAATGTAGCAGTTAATTAAATGCTAATTTTTCATTCTACCGCGCGATGCGTAGCCGACTAATTTCGAAGCCTGCCAGCTAGCAAAAGGTCAGGTCCTAGCGCTAGCCGCAACAGATAAATCATGGCGCGGTGTGGAATGACAACCAAGCTGAAAATGAGCTGATGATACGATTTACGTCCTCGCAGGGTCGAGTCCGCGTCGAACGTGATCCATGGTCGTTGCGATCCATCAATAACCTCGTGCGTGCATTGTGCACATCTTGCCGTAACAGCGTTGGTTTTGGCCAAACGACCCTGCAATTGTATGGACAAGGTCGAAacgggtgtgtatgtgtgtgtggttatgAAGTTAAACACATCCAGCCAGAGCCGGAACATCCATAGAGCGGACAAAGCGCTAGAATATCAAAGGGGAGTTCGAGTTCTACAGACACCTTGTTTTCTCAAGCAGTTTTCGTCAGCAAATTCAAAGTAGACGAATTTTTAGGCTACGGGCTTTATACATGATCTTTATAATCTttttggaacaaaaaaaaataacttggTCTAGCGGTGTGATTGCTTTGGTGTAAAACAGAAACTATGCGATCATACCGGGTTTACAAAGGCCTCAGagatctttctttttcttgacaGTGCGAGTGGATCGTACGAATGGCGAACGCCTATTTTGCATGTTTCGCTGGTAACATACttatagcaaaaaagctcttttaatattttcaactCTGTCATTAAGAATGCCGTAAGTTTTTGGATCACCATATAAACCAAAACACCCGAACATTCAATTATTCTATCAAGATAATTCCATCACTTTCTTGATGTAATCAATCGATGTACAATGGCTTTTGAATCCTGAACTCTTTGTCATCTGAGCAAATAATTACTGCCATACAATtggttttgagaagtttttttttcatgataaGGCCACGGGATAAAGCTAACTCATTGGAGACAATAGTTCATTTTGCAGCAATGATTAAATCCTCTGAAATGCAGCTAAAAccaaaatgattttaaacgAACTCTGAACATTGCGTAGATATAAATATAATGCATtggagttttatttatttagagcATTAGTATATTTGTCTAGTACACTACAGTCTAGGTAACACCTAGACAGTTAAAGGCAGCAGTTAAGGaattatttgaaatgaaatattacaTACAAGACATTGAATAAAGAATGAAATAGAAACTTCACAATGTGATGAAAGCATTGTAACATCACGTAAATGATGTCTAAAGGCTTATTATCCCCACTGCAGTTAGCCAAATTTAATATATTTCCAAACCTATATATTTATAATACTATTAACCAGCCATATAATCTATTGGAGCTCCTGCAATACCACCAGATAGTGAGcactttgtttttgcttcctcaAATCATTTCAAAGCATTTGATATGTTAAGTCAGTTGCTTTGGTGTTACGATAGGTACCAATGCTAAGAGTTGCATAATTAGCAAATCTTCCTGTATTCATTAAGCGAATCTTAAGAACCAAGCACAGTTTGTGTCGTTTAAAGTTGTGTTTGTTATTCGGACGATAAAGATGGGATATGCGATATCGCTAGGAATTTCATGAATTGATTGCAAAATCATCCAACTGCAGTGTGTTATAAAATACCTCATCGAACAGTTTCCTTCCCTCAGGCGATTATGTATACTGAAAATAGTCGTCTCCGCTTGCATTAGACAGGGtgagcttgtgtgtgtttgtgtatgtatgtgtgtgtgtgtgtgagataaAGAGACAGCTCTTTCCCATTTGCAATGCAAAGTATCAGTATTTTCCCAACAAAATCAATCGGCAAAAGCTTGTTCAGGGTTGACCAGAACGAAATCTGTTTGCTCTCCtaagcttcttttttgttcggtaacaggttttttttcgtttatttttttctttcttttaccaGTTTTTGGGTGTCCACGAAAACTAGAAGTCAAAAGTCGATCCATCTCGCCCGGccggttcgttcgttcgcgaTGCTTCGCGCTAAACAGTCGCGGGTAATCCCCAGCAAAACTGGTAACTTGCGCGAGCGCACAAGCGATGGCGAAGGCGGAACGGTGCTGATTGTCGCCTATTTCCACCGAATGCTGTGAGCATCTATGCAGTTATCCTTGAGGAATGCAGTCCTACCCGCGCGCTGCA
The Anopheles arabiensis isolate DONGOLA chromosome X, AaraD3, whole genome shotgun sequence DNA segment above includes these coding regions:
- the LOC120906567 gene encoding GATOR complex protein NPRL2 isoform X1, which gives rise to MDREQLHREPKSGKAKDGPIRCILLSEFHVVAGSKISCQVPENFITKEVFDSIRTYIIPKPQLQRCILTINTLGHKVIGYPVRINHVRYQRNFFYFNLCFVFDSWSRTVQYEAVVKKLAEYLLMMEEEGSFLSNAENNGNICNLLSCILRDLNQRQVATIVEGDTTIYLKIGPLKADPPAVQDHQVPLMCRGFEDTDPDSWDLTTQQVLPFINGINHVARIAAEADVENQLVKSCIQNLVYYGVMQLLPLLKYSNVYMCTRELQKLTRDRALADECRRYVQLQHAEKVDTVRLPSLFSILQLYSQMTHGVTLRSLCQRLCPRDNNIDERKLVSFGLQHNLIRCINKYPIFTGSIPTPKHKLYTGLNSLDEICCKTGLSPSRIEQEIDMDSNVTVIWKYF
- the LOC120906567 gene encoding GATOR complex protein NPRL2 isoform X2, with the protein product MDREQLHREPKSGKAKDGPIRCILLSEFHVVAGSKISCQVPENFITKEVFDSIRTYIIPKPQLQRCILTINTLGHKVIGYPVRINHVRYQRNFFYFNLCFVFDSWSRTVQYEAVVKKLAEYLLMMEEEGSFLSNAENNGNICNLLSCILRDLNQRQVATIVEGDTTIYLKIGPLKADPPAVQDHQVPLMCRGFEDTDPDSWDLTTQQVLPFINGINHVARIAAEADVENQLVKSCIQNLVYYGVMQLLPLLKYSNVYMCTRELQKLTRDRALADECRRYVQLQHAEKVDTVRLPSLFSILQLYSQMTHGVTLRSLCQRLCPRDNNIDERKLVSFGLQHNLIRCINKYPIFTGSIPTPKHKLYTGLNSLDEICCKTGLSPSRIEQEIDMDSNVTVIWK